GGGCGTCAGGTTGCGGTACATCTCGCCCAGGCTGGCGTTTTTGCCGCCGACCAGGGACACATCGTCGATGCCGAGTTCGTTGAACCAAAGAACAAAGGCGGTCTGTTTTTCCATGACGACCCTCCGGATGAAAAACATCGATTTCTGAATGCCGCCTTTTTGCCAGCGCCGGGGAAATTGTGCAACCGGCAGGCTGAATTAGGGCGGGACCCGGTCTTTGGAGAGCCGGCCCGGTTTTGGGTTCACGGGGAGGGGGAAGAGGTGCGAAGCGCTCGAAATCAGGAAGAAAATCGTCTCGTCACGTAAATGACACGGAACAGTTTTCGATTCGCAAAAAAAACTTTTCCTGATGTCGAACATCCTCTACAGAGGGGCGAATTTTTGGTGCTGTCACCGGACTGTTACCTTCTAACCTCACCGGATACCCGTAATGCTTTCCGTTTTAATCCAGACCCTGGGCGGCCTTGGTATTTTTATCCTGGGCATGAAGTTTATGACCGAAGGCCTGCAAATGGCCGCCGGCAACAGGATTCGCAATGTCCTCAAGGCCGTGTCCGACAACAGGGTGGTCGGGTTTGTCACGGGCGCGGCCGTCACGGCCATTGTCCAATCCTCGTCGGCGACCACGGTCATGCTTATCAGCTTTGTCTCGGCCGGGCTCATGAGTCTGAGCCAGGCCGTCGGGGTCATGCTTGGCTGTAACGTCGGCACGACCATGACCGCCCAGCTCATCGCCTTCAAGCTGTCCAGCCTGGCCCTACCGGCCATCGCCCTGGGGGTGCCGCTCAAGTATTTTTCACCGCGCAAGAAATACCGCTATCTCGGTGAAGTCATTTTGGGATTTGGCCTGCTTTTTTTTGGCATGACGGTCATGGGCGACGGCCTCAAGCCCTTGCGCTCCGATCCCGAGTTCATTGCATTTTTCACCAAGTTTGACGCCTCGTCCACGGGCGGCATGCTTCTGTGCGTGGCCACGGGCTGCATTTTGACCATGATTTTGCAATCGTCCTCGGCCACGGTGGGTCTGACCATGACCCTGGCCACCCAGGGTCTGCTTGATTTTCCTTCGGCCATGGCCCTGGTCCTGGGCGAGAACATCGGCACGACCATCACCGCCGAGTTGGCCACCATCGGGTCGAGCAACATCGATTCCCACCGCGCGGCCCGGTCCAACACCATGTTCAATGTGATCGGGGTGTGCATCATGCTCCTGATTTTTCCCTATTTTTTGCAAGGGGTCGAATGGACGAGCATGCACCTGACAGCCGCCAAGCCCTGGGACATGCAGGTCGGCGGTGAATATCCCCATGTTGGCCGTTTTCTGGCCAACGGACATACCCTGTTCAACCTGACCAATGCCGTCGTCTTTCTTATTTTCCTGCCGGCATTGATTCGGGTCGGCACCTGGCTTTCGCCCAAGGACCAGACCTCTGGCGACGATCTTTTTCACATGCCTGTCTTCGACCAGCATGTGGAGGACAATCCCGTGGCCGCCCTGGCCCAGGTGCGCGGCGAAATCCACCGTTTGTCGATCACGGTCAATGCCGCCTACGCCAACGCCCTGGACGGCCTGGAACGGCGTGACCACCGCACCGTCCGGATGCGGCAACGGTTCGAGGCGCATATCAACGACGTGCATAAGGCCATCTCGATTTTTCTGGCCAAGACCATGCAAAGCGAGATCAACGAGGAAATCTCCACGGACATTGCCGAGCAGATCCGCATCGTCAATAATCTCGAGCGGATTGGTGACGCGGTCGAAGCCCTGGGACTTTTGTGCGAGGATATTGTCGACAAGGAGCTCATGTTCAGCGAAAACGCCATGGGTGATTTGTTCATCATTTCGACCAAGGTCGATGAATTCTTGAAA
This is a stretch of genomic DNA from Deltaproteobacteria bacterium. It encodes these proteins:
- a CDS encoding Na/Pi cotransporter family protein → MLSVLIQTLGGLGIFILGMKFMTEGLQMAAGNRIRNVLKAVSDNRVVGFVTGAAVTAIVQSSSATTVMLISFVSAGLMSLSQAVGVMLGCNVGTTMTAQLIAFKLSSLALPAIALGVPLKYFSPRKKYRYLGEVILGFGLLFFGMTVMGDGLKPLRSDPEFIAFFTKFDASSTGGMLLCVATGCILTMILQSSSATVGLTMTLATQGLLDFPSAMALVLGENIGTTITAELATIGSSNIDSHRAARSNTMFNVIGVCIMLLIFPYFLQGVEWTSMHLTAAKPWDMQVGGEYPHVGRFLANGHTLFNLTNAVVFLIFLPALIRVGTWLSPKDQTSGDDLFHMPVFDQHVEDNPVAALAQVRGEIHRLSITVNAAYANALDGLERRDHRTVRMRQRFEAHINDVHKAISIFLAKTMQSEINEEISTDIAEQIRIVNNLERIGDAVEALGLLCEDIVDKELMFSENAMGDLFIISTKVDEFLKMVTEALINPPHDLAKRAEEAESTIDAMRETMRDAHIERLKVGACGIEGGLTFINLLARLEKIGDYCYSIARSLATQR